The sequence below is a genomic window from Haloferax mediterranei ATCC 33500.
AGATGTTCATCGAGGATTCAATCGAGGCGGATATTAGCTACTATCTCCGTCAGCGCGACCACCAAGACCTCGACATCGTCGAGGAGGTTCTCGACTACCTCGACCTCCGTCACCTTCGCGACCAGGACGGCCGACTGCTGTCGGTCGGCCAGCAACGGCGGGCATCGCTCGCAATCGGGTTGGCGATGCAACCCACGCTCGTCATGCTCGATGAGCCGACTGGGTGTCTCGACATGGAGAGCCGAAGAGAAGTCACGCGCATGCTCGGGCGGGTCGACGACCGCGTGGAGTCCGTCGTCGTCGCGACACACGACCTCCAGTTCGTCGCGTCGTGGGCGGACCGCGTGATTGTCCTCGACCGCGGGTCCGTCGTCGCTGATGCACCCCCAGATACGGTACTGACTGACTCGTCACTTGAGCGGTCGACATCGCTTCGGCCGCCGCAACCCGTCGAAGTCAGTCGGCGGGTCGGCATCGACCCGCCCGCGACGACGATCACAGAACTCGCCACGCGCCTTGGGGGAGACTCATGAGCACCAGCAGCCGCTGGTTATCGATCGACCGTGTTCGCGTAGAGCTCATGCGTATCGCCCACAGCGACGACGACGCGTTTCTCAACACTCTCGACCCACGGGTGCTCCTCGGCTGGTATGTCGTGTTCGTGTCGGTCCCGTGGATGTTCTACGATACGCTCGTCCTCGGGACGCTTCTTGCGTTTATGGGTGCGCTAGTCGTCATCTCACGCGTGAATCGGGTTTTGCTCGCCGTGCTCACGTTTGGAATGGTCTCGAACCTCGTGTTTTTCGGGGTGGTCGTCTGGCTTACCGGTGGAGACGCAATCGGGGCCGTCTCGGCGCTCGTCCCCTATAATCTGAAGATGGCGAGCATCTCCCTCGCGAGCGTCGCTGTCTTCACCACGATGAGTCCCTCGCGATTGAGCAAAGCGTTACTGAGCTTCGGGATTCCTCGCCGATTCACGTTCTCACTCGCGTACGGATACCGGATGTTACCGGTTCTACTCGAAGAATACCGGGATATCGTCCACGCGATTCGGCTCCGAAGCAGCGGTCCCGAGACGGATGGCCTTCTTCGCTGGCGTCATTGGTTCCACCTGCTGAAGATCGGGGTTCGCGCGTTCTACCCGCTGATATTCGACGTCGCCAAACGGAGTCGCGTGACAGTCGAGGCGATGGAAACGCGCGGTTTTTCGCAGTCACTCGGCAACCCCGACAGTCGTCGCCTTCGTCTCGCGACGCTCAACACATCAGTACGTGACTGGTCGTTCATCGGCCTCTCTGTCGTCTTCCTCGTGTTTCTGTTTTGGCTCCGGACGACGACGTTCTTCCCGGCCGTACGATGAACGACATCCTGCAGGCTAGAATCACGTGGTTCGCGCTTTCACCACGAGCGCTCACTCGTTTCACTCACGAGTGCGGGGAGAGAAATGACATCTCAGACACCACCGACGAGTAAGGTGTGACAGCGCTACTGCATCGATTCGAGAGTAAACTCAACCTCGAACGAGAGCGTCGATTCTGGCCCACCACGGGTCTCATAGTAGTCTAAGGAGTCGGTAAGACGGTATCTCCCCGGGTGAGGCGGCACCGTGTACTCGGGGTGACGAGTTGTTTCACTCGGGAGCACTTCGTAGCGACGAGTAATGCGCTCACATGGCTGCAATTTCGTAATCTTACCAATGCTACACACGGCGAGTCCTCGTTCAGAGAAGTTGACACAGCCTTCCTCCTCGTACTCTCGCCAGAGGAGGAATCGACCTTCGTCTTCGGTGGCGTCCCCGTATACCATCCCAAACGGTGGCACAGTCCCCGAGAACACGCGTTGCGTCGTTTGACTCGTGTTGGTCAGCGTGAGTGCAATCGCTCCGGGGCTGTCTTTCGAGACGGTGTCGTCTACAATCGCGGCGTTGAACTCTAAGGCGGGCGGTCGGTCTGGATGGGTTCGATGCAGGGTTAGCCCGACATGCGTGTACGTCTCGTCCTCCGAGACACCGGTAAAGAAGTCCACGCGTCCGACCGTATCGGCCAGCCCATCGGGAAGCGTGTTCGAGCGCCACTCACCCGTCCGAATGGCGGTCTCGATTGCACTCCGAACCTTTTCATCGTCAATCTCGGAGATATCCTTCACTACTTGTTCTTCGCCCGTACGCTCTTCTTCTTCCGTAACCGCATCGCTGGAGTAGAACGCCGACGGTTCGAGGATATACTTGGCAGACGGCCGGTCGATGTCTGTCGACTCCGTGAGGTCAGTCAGTGTGTATTCCGCATCTGTTTCAGTCTCGCCTGTTGATTCTGTGGAAGGTGTTTCAGTCTCCTTGTCACACGTCGCTGTTGGGTGCGCCGTAGTGGTTGTCGAGTTTGGCGTCTCGGTGGCCGCTGAAGAGGCTGTTGTGCTATTCGCTCGCGGAGGCGACACTCCGAGACATCCTGCTGAGAGGGCACCAATACCGGCGAGGAGGGCGCGACGGTGCATATGCACTCACTGTCATCTGCTACCAAGTGTTTTCTGCTATCTGAATACATACACGTTTTGTGGAGCCTCTTGCGCGCCTACGCGAAGACATCCTCGAAGTCGTTGCGAATGAAGTACCGAACCCAGTTGCCGTAGGTCCGGTCGGCCGGGTGGTCGGCGACCTGTTCGTACTGGACGATGCCGTCTTCGTCGACGACGTAGGTGCCGGAAATACCTGTCACGCCGTGGCTGGTCTCTTCGATGCCACTGTACTGTGCTGCGACCTCGCCATCGGGGTCCGCAGCGAGCTGGAAATCGAAGTCGAAGCGGTCCCGCATCTCCCTCACATCGCCGAGGTCACTCGTGATGACCGGAAGTATGTCGACACCGTCGTTGAACCAGAGGTCGTAGGAAACTTGGCTGAACGTCTGGAGTTGTTCGGTGCAGAACGAACACCAGTAACCACGGTTAATGAGGACGACTGTCGGTCCACTTTCCAGCGTCTCGGAGAGGGTAATTTCGTCGCCAGCGGTGCGTTCGAGCGTGAAGTCTGGGGCGTCGCTTCCTTGGAGACTCATTACCCGATTCGACGACCTGCCCGAACCTATAGGCATGGCGGTCGGACAGTCCGGGCGCAAAATCACTTGTACGCACCCGCTTCGCTGCATTCAAGTAGAATTTCACCAATACAAACCTAGTGGCAGTTACGTTCGACCTCTTCGGCACGCTCGTCGACGCCGAATATCCAGTAGACCCGGGGACTGCCGTCGCTGACGCTCTTCGCGAGTACGGTGTTGCGGTTCCCGATGACTGGGACGACGCCTACCGTGAGGTCCACATCGACGCCCCCGAGGGTGCAGAGGTCCCGCTTCCGGCCCACGTCGCGGCAGCACTCCGTTCGCGGGGTGTCGAGTCGCCGGACAACGCCGCCCGCCGCGCAGTTATCACTGCGTTCGACCCCGAGGTGACGACACGCCCCGGTGCGGTTGAGGCGGTTTCGGCTGCCCGCGAGGCCGGTCCCGTCGGCCTCCTCTCGAACTGTTCGGTTCCCGAACTCGTCGCACGGACGCTCATCCGGTCTGACCTCGACCGACGCGGGTTCGACAGCATCACCACGAGTGTCGCCTGCGGCTGGCGAAAACCGAACGAGCAGGCGTTCGAGGCGGCCGCTCGCGGTCTCGACGTCGACGCATCCGAGTTGGTTCACGTCGGCGACGACCCCGACGCCGACGGCGGTGTCGAAGCAGTCGGCGGTCGGTTCGTGAACCTCGAAGCGACGACGCTCGATGCGCTCGCAACACGGTTACGTGCCGGGGAGGACCCGTGCCCGTGACAGCCACGGTCGCCGTCGCTATCGCTGCTGGGCTGGACCGACTCCTCGCCGAACCACCGGCCCGGATTCATCCCGTCGCGCTGTTCGGAAACGTCGTTGCACCCCTCGACCGCGAGTGGGAACATCCCACCAGAGTCGGCGCGCTCGCTGCGCTCGTTCTCCCAGCACTCGCTGCGGGAGTGGTCTCGGGCGCGACGTGGGGTGCATCGCTCGCATCGCCGTGGGCCGGCGCAGTCGTCGCCGCGCTCGCCCTCTTTTCGACGACCAGTCTTCGGATGCTGCTCGACGCAGCGGAGACCGTCGTGTCGGCGACGGCGACCGCAACCGACCTCGATACCGCCCGCGGTGAGCTTCGTGCCCTCGCCGGACGCGACCCGGCATCGCTCTCTGCTGGCGAGATTCGAAGCGCCGCCGTCGAGAGCGCGGCCGAAAACCTCGCTGACGGACTGGTCGCCCCGCTGCTCGCGTTTACGCTCGTCGTCCCGTTTTCGCTCCCGCTCGCGGTTGGGGCGGCAGCGTGGGTGAAGGGCGTCAACACGCTTGATTCGATGCTCGGGTACCGACACAAGCCGGTCGGTCGCGTTCCGGCGCGTCTCGATGACGCGGTAATGTGGCTTCCGGCGCGTCTCTCGGCCGTCTTACTCGCCATCGGCGCTGGTTCGCCCGGCGCGCTTTCGCGGGTCAGCCCGCTCGCTCGTCGTCCGGCCTCGCCCAACTCGGGTTGGCCCATGGCGACGCTCGCAGTCCTCCTCGAAACGCGATTAGAAAAGCCCGGACACTACCTGCTCGACGCTGGCGCTGACTTCCCGGACACGGCGACTGCGGCACGAGGGATTCGCCTCGTCGCCCGTGCCGGACTCATCGCGTTCGTTCTCGCGGGGGTGGTTGCGTGGTTCTGACCGCAGTCCGCGGCGGGCTTGGCTTCCTCACGCGACTTCCCGGCGGTGATGGCGAAGCCGAGTGGGACTCCTTCAGGCGGTCTCCGGTCGCGTTCCCGCTTGTCGGCTACATCGTCGGCGGACTCGCCGCAGTTCCGTTCGTGCTTCCGGTTCCGGTTCCGACGGCGGCCGCGCTGTACCTCGTCACACTGTATCTCGTGACCGGCGTCACCCACGCCGATGGGCTCGCAGACCTCGGCGATGCCGCCGTGGTTCACGGAGATGCTGAGCGCCGTCTTTCGGTCCTGAAAGACTCGCAAACGGGTGTCGGCGGCCTGCTCGCGCTCGGATTGACGCTCGTCGTCCTCGGTCTCGGCGCGCTCGGACTCGCCGGTTTGGGTGGACGTCTCGCATTCACCCCAGCCGTCGCAATCGCCGTCGCCGCCGAAGTCGGCGCGAAGACCGGAATGGCGACCTTGGTCTGTCTCGGCGAACCTGCGCACGAGGGCTTGGGATCCGCACTCGTCGGTGAGAACGGACAATCTGGCCTTTTTGCCGTCGCTGTTGCGTGTCTTCCGGTGGCCGCGCTGGCACTGTTAGCGGGTGGGCTGGGAGTTATCGCAGCCCTCGTCTGCGGCCCTGTGGTCGCACTCGCCCTTCGCTCGTGGGGCCGCACAAAACTCGGCGGCGTCTCGGGCGACCTGCTTGGCGCGACGAACGAACTCGCTCGCGCCGCGGCGATTCACGTAGGGGTGGTGGCATGGACGCTCTTTTGATGTGCGGTGGCCGCGGTACGCGCCTCGACGCAGCGGTCGAAAAGCCCCTCGTCGATATCTGCGGCCGGCCCATGCTCGACCGCATCGCCGAGGCGCTCCACCGCTCCCGCGTCGAGACCGTCCACGCGGTCACATCGCCGCACACGCCGAACACCCGCACGCGAGCGAGCGACCTCGGACTGCACTGTATCGATGCTCCTGGCGACGGTTACGTCTCCGACCTCGGATTCGCGCTTGAGCGCGTCTCGCGGCCGGTCGTGACCGTCGTTGCCGACCTCCCGCTGTTGCTTCCCGACCACGTCGACGCGGTCATGGAGGCCGCAGCGGGCGGGTCGTTGACAGCGTGCGTCCCCGTCGAACTGAAACAGACGCTCGGGGCCAGTCTCGACGACTCCCTCGTCTTCGACTACCAGGGAACCGCCGTCTGCCCGACTGGATTGGGCGTTATTGGGACGAAAACTGACACCACACAATCCGATTCCACAGACACTGATTCAACCATGTACCTCACATCCGACACCAAACTTGCACTCAACGTGAATCGTCCGACAGATATCGCGCTCGCGGAGGAACGATGCGAGTAATCCTCGTCGCCGGAACGACCCAGACGGCCACGATTCCCGGCATCAGCGCCGCGGGTGCGGACCCGTCGCTCGTCGGTCACACCCCGAGCGCCGACGCGGAAATCATCGAATACGGAGAGACCGTCCGCTCGCCGGTGACGCCGGTCAGTCCGACGGGCTGTCCGACACCCGCGGCTATCACTCGCGCCGTCCGCGAACTCACCGGATTCGACGTACTCACCGTCGACGCCGGTCTCGTGGAACCGACCGCCACACCGACCATCGACGTGGGTGCGCGGCCGGGCCGCGACATCCGCGAAAGCGAGCCGGTTCCGACTGCTCCCGGTGCGTTCGAGGCCGCTCGGCGGATGGGCAAGGCGCTCCCGGAAGACGAACTCGTCATCGGCGAGACCGTCCCCGGCGGGACGACGACCGCACTCGCCGTGCTCCGCGCGCTCGGCGAGACGTTCCCTGTCTCGTCGTCGCTCCCGGAGAACCCGACGAGCCTCAAGGAAGAAGTCGTCGCAGAGGCGCTCGAATCGAGCGGTATGGAACCCGGCTCAGCGGCCCACAAACCCGAACTCGCCGCGCGGTACCTCGGTGACCCCGTCCTCCCGGTCGTTGCCGGACTCACCGTCGGGGCACTCGAAGCCGACATCGACGTAACCCTCGGCGGAGGGACGCAACTCCTCTCGGCGGCCGCGCTCGTCCGACACGCCGGTGCCGACGGCGACCTGTCGCTTGCGACGACTTCCTACCTCGCAGAAGACGTACCGGAACTCGAAGCCGCGGCCGAAGCGCTCGACCTCGACGTGACCGTCACCGACCCCGGATTCGAGGCGCACCCGCTCGACCGCTACGCGGCCGGTGAGGCCAAAGAAGGAGCGGGCATGGGCGGTGCGCTCATGCTCGCCGACCGGATGGGCGTCCTCGACGATGTGGAGGCGGCGACGCTGGACGTGCTCTCGCGGTTGGACCCCGAAGCCGTCGACGCTGTCGACGGAGTCGAAGATGGAGCCTGAAGCCGTTCGAACTGCCAGTCGGGTCCCTCACGGGGGAACAACCGACTCGACCGTCTTGGACTTCAGCGCGAACACGAACCCCGAGCGACCCGACGGCGTCGATGACGTGTACGCCGACGCGCTCGATGCTTCGACCCGCTACCCCGACGACGACTACGCCGAGTTCCGAGCGGCCGCCGCCGACTACGTCGACTGTGACCCCGAGTCCGTCGTCCCGACAGCGGGTGGTCTCGAAGCGCTTCGACTCGCCTTCGAAGTCACGCTCGCAGCCGGTGATTCGGCGCTCGTCCCCGAACCGAGTTTCGGCGAGTACGACCACGAAATTCACCTGCAGGGTGCCGACCCTGTCCACGTCGCACACGACGAAATCCTCGACGCCGACCCGGGGGAACACGAGGTTGCGGTCGTCTGCACGCCGAACAACCCGACCGGTGAACTCGCCGATTCGGGTCGGCTCCGCGACTTTGCGGCCCGCTGTCGTGACGCCGGGACAGTCCTCGTCGTGGACGAAGCGTTTCTCGACTTCACCGACGCGCCGAGTCTCGCGGGCGAATCCGGCGTCATCGTCGCTCGGTCGCTGACCAAGATGTTCGGCCTGCCGGGTATCCGCGCCGGGTTCGCGGTCGCTACCGGTGACCTCGGCGAACGACTCGCCGTTGCTCGTCGGTCGTGGTCGCTGTCGACGCCTGCGGCCGCCGTCGGCGCACACTGCATGCGCGACACAGAGTTCGTCTCGCGAACCCGCGAGCGCGTCGCGACCGAGCGCGAGCGACTTCGCGAGTCGCTGTCGGAACGGTTTGCAGTGTCCCCCTCTGACGCGCCGTTTCTCCTGTTGGACGTTGGCGACCGTGATGTCGATTCGGTCGTCGAAACCGCCCGCCAGCGTGGTGTCGCCATCCGCGACGCGACCACCTTCCCGACGCTCGACTCGCACGTTCGCGTCGCGGTGAAGCGTCCGGACGAAAACGACGAACTGCTCCGCGCGCTCGCCGATGTTTGACACGACTCGCCGCGACGGCGTCTGCCGACTCTTCCGTCACGGGACGCGCTGGCTCTCGACGGGCTACGCCGGCGGCGAGTCTCGCGGTCCGGCCGCGTACAACATCACCGTTCCCGACGGCTGGCCGGAGACCGACCTCGACGCCTACATCCAGCGCCGGGTCTCGGATGCGGGGTTCGAAGAACCCGGCCCGACGCTTCTCACTGGCGTCGACCAACGACACGCTCGGCGTGCCCGGTTCGGGCCGGTCGAGGTCGTCGCCACCGCGGGCGTGTCGAACCCGGCGGAGTTGCCGACCGAGGTTGCGGGAGACGACGGCGACTATGGGTGGAACTCGCCTTCATCTCCTCCGATGTCGGGTGACTCGGTCGGCACGGTGAACGTCTTCGTCGGAACGACCCGCTCGCTGGAACCGGGCGCACTCTCGAATCTCGTTGCCGTCGCTGCCGA
It includes:
- a CDS encoding nicotinate-nucleotide--dimethylbenzimidazole phosphoribosyltransferase, which codes for MRVILVAGTTQTATIPGISAAGADPSLVGHTPSADAEIIEYGETVRSPVTPVSPTGCPTPAAITRAVRELTGFDVLTVDAGLVEPTATPTIDVGARPGRDIRESEPVPTAPGAFEAARRMGKALPEDELVIGETVPGGTTTALAVLRALGETFPVSSSLPENPTSLKEEVVAEALESSGMEPGSAAHKPELAARYLGDPVLPVVAGLTVGALEADIDVTLGGGTQLLSAAALVRHAGADGDLSLATTSYLAEDVPELEAAAEALDLDVTVTDPGFEAHPLDRYAAGEAKEGAGMGGALMLADRMGVLDDVEAATLDVLSRLDPEAVDAVDGVEDGA
- a CDS encoding CobD/CbiB family cobalamin biosynthesis protein; this encodes MPVTATVAVAIAAGLDRLLAEPPARIHPVALFGNVVAPLDREWEHPTRVGALAALVLPALAAGVVSGATWGASLASPWAGAVVAALALFSTTSLRMLLDAAETVVSATATATDLDTARGELRALAGRDPASLSAGEIRSAAVESAAENLADGLVAPLLAFTLVVPFSLPLAVGAAAWVKGVNTLDSMLGYRHKPVGRVPARLDDAVMWLPARLSAVLLAIGAGSPGALSRVSPLARRPASPNSGWPMATLAVLLETRLEKPGHYLLDAGADFPDTATAARGIRLVARAGLIAFVLAGVVAWF
- a CDS encoding NTP transferase domain-containing protein; translation: MDALLMCGGRGTRLDAAVEKPLVDICGRPMLDRIAEALHRSRVETVHAVTSPHTPNTRTRASDLGLHCIDAPGDGYVSDLGFALERVSRPVVTVVADLPLLLPDHVDAVMEAAAGGSLTACVPVELKQTLGASLDDSLVFDYQGTAVCPTGLGVIGTKTDTTQSDSTDTDSTMYLTSDTKLALNVNRPTDIALAEERCE
- the cobS gene encoding adenosylcobinamide-GDP ribazoletransferase, whose product is MVLTAVRGGLGFLTRLPGGDGEAEWDSFRRSPVAFPLVGYIVGGLAAVPFVLPVPVPTAAALYLVTLYLVTGVTHADGLADLGDAAVVHGDAERRLSVLKDSQTGVGGLLALGLTLVVLGLGALGLAGLGGRLAFTPAVAIAVAAEVGAKTGMATLVCLGEPAHEGLGSALVGENGQSGLFAVAVACLPVAALALLAGGLGVIAALVCGPVVALALRSWGRTKLGGVSGDLLGATNELARAAAIHVGVVAWTLF
- a CDS encoding adenosylcobinamide amidohydrolase — encoded protein: MFDTTRRDGVCRLFRHGTRWLSTGYAGGESRGPAAYNITVPDGWPETDLDAYIQRRVSDAGFEEPGPTLLTGVDQRHARRARFGPVEVVATAGVSNPAELPTEVAGDDGDYGWNSPSSPPMSGDSVGTVNVFVGTTRSLEPGALSNLVAVAAEAKAATLLARCSAPGTTSDAVIAACDPEGEPATFSGSATEVGHAARVCVRDAVLASLDSRYASNSMPQSVDSATYGVVADDSATVSTI
- a CDS encoding peroxiredoxin family protein, which encodes MSLQGSDAPDFTLERTAGDEITLSETLESGPTVVLINRGYWCSFCTEQLQTFSQVSYDLWFNDGVDILPVITSDLGDVREMRDRFDFDFQLAADPDGEVAAQYSGIEETSHGVTGISGTYVVDEDGIVQYEQVADHPADRTYGNWVRYFIRNDFEDVFA
- the cobD gene encoding threonine-phosphate decarboxylase CobD, with the protein product MEPEAVRTASRVPHGGTTDSTVLDFSANTNPERPDGVDDVYADALDASTRYPDDDYAEFRAAAADYVDCDPESVVPTAGGLEALRLAFEVTLAAGDSALVPEPSFGEYDHEIHLQGADPVHVAHDEILDADPGEHEVAVVCTPNNPTGELADSGRLRDFAARCRDAGTVLVVDEAFLDFTDAPSLAGESGVIVARSLTKMFGLPGIRAGFAVATGDLGERLAVARRSWSLSTPAAAVGAHCMRDTEFVSRTRERVATERERLRESLSERFAVSPSDAPFLLLDVGDRDVDSVVETARQRGVAIRDATTFPTLDSHVRVAVKRPDENDELLRALADV
- a CDS encoding energy-coupling factor transporter transmembrane component T family protein, whose product is MSTSSRWLSIDRVRVELMRIAHSDDDAFLNTLDPRVLLGWYVVFVSVPWMFYDTLVLGTLLAFMGALVVISRVNRVLLAVLTFGMVSNLVFFGVVVWLTGGDAIGAVSALVPYNLKMASISLASVAVFTTMSPSRLSKALLSFGIPRRFTFSLAYGYRMLPVLLEEYRDIVHAIRLRSSGPETDGLLRWRHWFHLLKIGVRAFYPLIFDVAKRSRVTVEAMETRGFSQSLGNPDSRRLRLATLNTSVRDWSFIGLSVVFLVFLFWLRTTTFFPAVR
- a CDS encoding HAD family hydrolase, whose amino-acid sequence is MAVTFDLFGTLVDAEYPVDPGTAVADALREYGVAVPDDWDDAYREVHIDAPEGAEVPLPAHVAAALRSRGVESPDNAARRAVITAFDPEVTTRPGAVEAVSAAREAGPVGLLSNCSVPELVARTLIRSDLDRRGFDSITTSVACGWRKPNEQAFEAAARGLDVDASELVHVGDDPDADGGVEAVGGRFVNLEATTLDALATRLRAGEDPCP